One Artemia franciscana chromosome 7, ASM3288406v1, whole genome shotgun sequence DNA segment encodes these proteins:
- the LOC136028890 gene encoding uncharacterized protein LOC136028890 isoform X1, producing the protein MFVKDHLSQSYNLLSVNVLEPWPIGKYSPKPDDHHRPVLFLTDSYKAKKEIVAISRELKGNVLFHFDHTKAEREKQKQGYNEALTLLPTETGPTVNSLFSCSVSVDVDNNDSFDSCLSSSSTNISYVSLTKVMYNNYPVNRKKVLKLFYTNIDTVTNKLPELKLAATSEDYDILCIGELTPKNSSNPLAENQIRIPRYCLFSNLSINPRRGTAIYTKEGIKGSRKI; encoded by the coding sequence ATGTTTGTTAAGGACCATCTTTCCCAATCATATAACCTGCTATCTGTCAATGTTCTGGAGCCATGGCCAATTGGAAAATATTCTCCAAAACCAGATGACCACCATAGGCCTGTTCTTTTTCTCACAGACAGCTACAAGGCTAAAAAGGAGATTGTGGCTATATCAAGAGAGCTGAAGGGGAATGTGCTGTTTCACTTTGATCATACAAAGGCAGAAAGAGAAAAGCAAAAACAGGGCTACAATGAAGCACTGACTCTATTGCCCACTGAAACAGGCCCAACTGTAAATAGTTTGTTTTCTTGTAGTGTTAGTGTTGATGTTGATAATAATGATTCTTTCGATTCGTGTTTGAGCTCTAGCTCAACAAACATTAGTTACGTAAGCTTAACAAAAGTGATGTATAATAACTACCCAGTCAACAGAAAGAAAGTGCTGAAACTGTTTTACACAAACATTGATACAGTGACAAATAAGCTTCCAGAACTGAAACTGGCAGCCACCTCTGAAGATTATGATATACTATGTATTGGTGAGTTGACCCCTAAGAATTCCAGTAACCCACTAGCAGAAAACCAGATCAGGATACCTAGATATTGCCTGTTCTCAAATCTGTCTATTAACCCAAGGAGAGGTACTGCCATCTACACAAAGGAGGGAATAAAG